The following coding sequences lie in one Silvanigrella aquatica genomic window:
- the ung gene encoding uracil-DNA glycosylase, giving the protein MSDAQIHQNKDLSFLAESWRSLLFDEFKKPYFDKIRQHLKSEIHKGYEFFPPKDKIFRSLKLVDYDDVRVVIIGQDPYHGSGQANGLSFAVENNVPPPPSLVNIFKEIESDMGARPHKSCLESWAKQGVLLLNTVLTVRANTAFSHREIGWEIFTDKIISLLNKKQSPIIFLLWGAAAQSKEKLITNPNFKILKAAHPSPLSAYRGFFGCKHFSTVNQILKNQEKSEIDWTM; this is encoded by the coding sequence GTGAGTGATGCTCAAATACATCAGAATAAAGACCTTAGCTTTCTTGCTGAAAGTTGGAGGTCTTTACTTTTTGATGAGTTTAAAAAACCTTATTTTGATAAAATTCGACAACATCTTAAATCAGAAATACATAAAGGATATGAATTTTTTCCTCCCAAAGATAAAATATTTAGATCCTTAAAATTAGTGGATTATGATGACGTCCGCGTTGTCATCATTGGCCAGGATCCCTACCATGGCTCAGGTCAAGCCAATGGACTCTCTTTTGCGGTGGAAAATAATGTCCCCCCACCCCCCTCATTAGTAAATATTTTTAAAGAAATTGAATCGGATATGGGAGCACGTCCTCATAAATCTTGTCTCGAAAGTTGGGCAAAACAAGGGGTTTTACTTTTAAATACGGTTCTCACTGTTCGTGCTAATACAGCTTTTTCACATCGAGAAATTGGATGGGAAATTTTTACCGATAAAATTATTTCACTGCTGAACAAGAAACAATCACCAATTATTTTTTTACTCTGGGGAGCAGCGGCTCAATCAAAGGAAAAACTAATCACAAATCCAAATTTTAAAATATTAAAAGCAGCTCACCCCTCACCTCTTTCGGCATATAGAGGTTTTTTTGGCTGTAAACATTTTTCAACCGTGAATCAAATTTTAAAAAATCAAGAAAAATCCGAAATAGATTGGACTATGTAA
- a CDS encoding ABC transporter ATP-binding protein encodes MDSKSLIKSSIKLLGKRGIKYLFIATLAAIGIAIVELCISIIIQLLLSSFGFIGSNYKIFNYQLPQLSIYTVTAMLILVAIIRFCVQLTTTQTAAFLRDYVLLRLKKNSLYRVLFEDDFQEKSSSSMNFKLSEVFSKSSEFILNFSHFIFMFIQSAFLFLILFIIAWKESIVATTGIALIGCAILYINKKVSLFAKQVPVQQKKINEGIEKIARNFLFIKLMKKREDEYNSFCDGLKEYSSKSISAHFYSNLSAQMGPFLGILLLVLIIIISNHVWQTSSIILLSFIYLLARFVQSLSILTGYFGNANIFFAQYKLSLESVSNSNFHIIASDSENKITFFGLFKSKEMQIKNTDKNEISEINKESPEIILHNVSFSYPKSSPLFNKINLTIDRGSQVGLIGSSGTGKSTMLMLMTGILQPSSGKINIDGMPAWEYISKKEARIGYVGPEPFLIKGNLKENLCYGLTNPVNDDEIMDTLKLVSLDNLIKEKGLTYKLSEDQSGLSAGQKQRICLARAILNKPSLLILDEATANLDENNESLIAEALKNIKKSCTTIIVSHRYGILAFTDKIIDMKNIV; translated from the coding sequence TTGGATTCGAAATCACTTATTAAAAGCTCTATTAAACTTCTAGGAAAAAGAGGGATTAAATATCTTTTTATTGCCACATTAGCTGCTATAGGTATTGCCATTGTGGAGCTTTGCATCTCCATCATAATTCAACTTCTCTTGAGCAGCTTTGGATTTATTGGCTCAAACTATAAAATTTTTAATTATCAATTACCTCAACTCTCCATCTATACCGTCACCGCAATGCTGATTCTAGTTGCTATTATTCGCTTTTGTGTTCAGTTGACAACAACCCAAACAGCCGCCTTTTTAAGAGACTATGTCCTACTTAGACTCAAAAAAAACTCTCTATATAGAGTCCTTTTTGAAGATGATTTTCAAGAAAAAAGCTCGTCTTCTATGAATTTTAAATTATCAGAAGTTTTTTCAAAATCCTCAGAGTTTATTTTAAATTTTTCCCATTTCATTTTTATGTTTATTCAAAGTGCTTTTTTATTCCTAATCTTATTTATTATAGCCTGGAAAGAATCCATAGTAGCTACAACTGGAATTGCACTCATTGGATGTGCAATATTGTACATAAATAAAAAAGTTTCCCTATTTGCAAAGCAAGTCCCTGTTCAGCAAAAAAAAATAAATGAAGGGATAGAAAAAATCGCGCGTAATTTTTTATTCATCAAACTTATGAAAAAAAGAGAAGATGAATATAATTCATTTTGTGATGGTCTCAAAGAATATTCTTCCAAATCTATAAGCGCTCATTTTTACAGCAACCTTAGCGCTCAAATGGGACCTTTCCTTGGTATTTTATTACTTGTCCTAATCATTATTATTAGCAATCATGTTTGGCAGACGAGTTCAATCATACTGCTCTCATTCATATATTTATTAGCTCGTTTTGTGCAAAGTCTTTCCATATTAACTGGGTATTTCGGAAATGCAAATATCTTTTTTGCACAATACAAGCTTTCATTAGAATCAGTTTCAAACTCAAACTTTCACATCATAGCAAGTGATTCCGAAAATAAAATTACTTTTTTTGGTTTATTTAAATCGAAAGAAATGCAAATAAAAAATACAGATAAAAATGAGATTAGTGAAATAAACAAAGAATCTCCAGAAATTATTTTACATAATGTTTCTTTTTCATATCCTAAATCTTCACCTCTCTTTAATAAAATAAATCTCACAATTGATAGAGGCTCACAAGTAGGATTGATAGGTTCCAGCGGTACAGGTAAATCGACAATGCTAATGCTTATGACAGGTATTTTACAGCCTAGCTCTGGAAAAATTAATATTGATGGTATGCCTGCTTGGGAATATATTTCAAAAAAAGAGGCGCGTATTGGCTATGTTGGACCAGAACCTTTTTTAATTAAAGGTAATTTAAAGGAAAATTTATGTTATGGGCTAACAAATCCAGTCAATGATGATGAAATTATGGATACACTTAAACTTGTTTCCTTAGATAATCTTATAAAAGAAAAGGGCTTAACTTATAAATTATCAGAAGATCAATCTGGACTTTCTGCAGGTCAAAAGCAAAGAATATGCCTTGCCAGAGCCATTCTCAACAAACCTTCACTGCTTATTTTAGATGAAGCAACTGCAAATCTAGATGAAAATAATGAATCTTTAATTGCAGAAGCTTTAAAAAACATTAAGAAATCATGCACAACAATTATCGTATCTCATCGCTATGGAATTTTAGCATTTACAGATAAAATTATAGATATGAAGAATATTGTTTAA
- a CDS encoding bis-aminopropyl spermidine synthase family protein, translating to MKLLEKMHKIFCSFLSIFFRSRTIRHILKLSGHDKKEFLIKIIDENLKQIKTEPQEYFAQKSSSLKFVQSYNQLPCTVDTRKKRADLFERNGFRDKEILLLGDDDLVSVELASRNFKYITVLDCDMALLHKLKILTQDAKYPITFFHADLYQGLPNFLSHNYDVVCFDPPQNYEDLRIFMNCALKSLKYYNSTFYMMVNTSGLGKLNAENLVSQLQINGYTNTQKLDFFNCYPLNRGQSLLLKLISFFINPNSIKNRSLDYKYYFTDCLEFKSNSYAQSKEQVYEEKQIIAPVGGHFTLNEIPIAFFKQYGSHSKKTIN from the coding sequence ATGAAATTACTTGAAAAAATGCACAAAATATTTTGTTCTTTTCTATCCATTTTTTTTAGAAGCAGAACTATAAGGCATATTTTAAAATTAAGTGGGCACGATAAAAAAGAATTTTTAATAAAAATTATTGACGAAAATCTGAAACAAATTAAAACTGAGCCACAAGAATATTTTGCACAAAAATCATCATCATTGAAGTTTGTGCAGAGTTATAATCAATTACCTTGCACAGTAGATACTAGAAAAAAAAGAGCGGATCTGTTTGAACGCAATGGATTTAGAGATAAAGAGATTCTTTTGCTAGGTGATGATGATCTTGTTTCTGTTGAATTAGCCTCTCGGAATTTTAAATATATAACTGTACTAGATTGCGATATGGCATTGCTACATAAACTCAAAATACTTACTCAAGATGCGAAGTATCCCATCACATTTTTCCATGCTGATCTTTACCAAGGTTTACCAAACTTTTTGTCGCACAATTATGATGTTGTGTGTTTTGATCCTCCTCAAAACTATGAAGATTTAAGAATTTTCATGAATTGTGCTTTAAAATCTTTAAAATACTATAATTCTACATTTTATATGATGGTCAATACCAGTGGTTTAGGTAAGCTGAATGCAGAGAACTTAGTATCTCAACTGCAAATAAATGGATATACTAATACTCAAAAACTTGATTTTTTTAATTGCTATCCACTCAATCGCGGACAATCATTGTTGTTAAAATTAATTTCATTTTTCATAAATCCAAATTCAATAAAAAATAGAAGTCTCGATTACAAATACTATTTTACAGATTGCCTTGAGTTTAAATCAAATTCATATGCACAAAGTAAAGAACAAGTTTACGAAGAAAAGCAAATAATTGCTCCCGTAGGCGGACATTTTACTCTTAATGAGATTCCCATAGCCTTTTTTAAACAATACGGAAGCCATTCTAAGAAAACTATAAATTAA
- a CDS encoding O-antigen polymerase has protein sequence MSVVHKISNYIFVMNLFFSFVFIRLPDIINFSILRFGIYLIFLMGCIFGIISCYKTNKKITFSLLFFIFSIVIHAFSNFYQPSLKQNVSIQNYILNGIITSDFIFTQTRLYMIFFVFFIFPAISFFNYISKDGSSKKIIKIFYYCLSLCVVINCFTFFYQGLFNINFLSQGSGTSLGANRPPGLLDDSGAASFFLAIFGFTYFSSIFLKSISNKYKFFNFLIFILCLVSGLLNNSRSFFLGLFLSVFILIVIKLIIEIKNKRYKLILLITSTSLLILIITKIVTNYKNNNSSIYRINNELKRIGLNGDLFNIYSVLDFQRASHLQIMWENIKENFFMGTGLGSFAINFYNQINKLKFETPVILDIATNSIFSIISDLGFIGLSVISFCTLLYIKYAINFIKNKHSLDFYAIFILYIIPILGTIPFFIVSNVFYMFIYPSLSYISCLIIAPWIVNYTRSNHFQNNFFSLFFYLCSIYLIIVSLILAITAPPVPLFKWKERGTAQVPMPLGILPQPEGQTEKKKIYFSDLLNDILGGNSLLIKPLDGDVGQWFKPQTEIIVVNPTFRIFVGPETRHFPVKVSVQFYSKEREKSEENLTLQQPTWVNLTVPKQKTFESCFDDVSMTAFCYYHISVIPAWEPSLFKSIGFYIENQYIK, from the coding sequence ATGTCAGTCGTTCATAAGATTTCAAATTACATTTTTGTCATGAATTTATTTTTTTCCTTTGTTTTCATAAGACTTCCTGATATTATTAACTTTTCTATTTTAAGATTTGGGATATATCTGATATTTTTAATGGGTTGTATTTTTGGCATTATATCATGCTATAAAACCAATAAAAAAATTACTTTTTCTTTATTGTTTTTTATTTTTTCAATAGTAATTCATGCTTTTTCTAATTTTTACCAACCCTCTTTAAAACAAAATGTATCAATCCAAAATTATATTTTAAATGGCATTATTACCTCAGATTTTATATTCACACAAACACGTCTCTACATGATTTTTTTTGTTTTCTTTATTTTTCCTGCAATATCATTTTTTAATTATATTTCAAAAGATGGAAGCAGTAAAAAAATAATTAAGATATTTTATTACTGTTTAAGCTTATGTGTAGTTATAAATTGTTTTACTTTTTTTTATCAAGGTCTATTCAATATTAACTTTCTATCTCAAGGCAGTGGGACATCATTAGGAGCAAATCGTCCTCCAGGTCTATTAGATGACTCAGGAGCAGCAAGCTTTTTCTTAGCAATTTTTGGTTTTACTTATTTTTCAAGTATATTTTTAAAATCTATTAGTAATAAGTATAAATTTTTTAATTTTTTAATTTTTATACTATGTTTAGTTTCAGGACTATTAAATAATTCCAGGTCATTTTTCCTCGGATTATTTTTATCTGTTTTTATTTTAATCGTCATTAAATTAATAATTGAAATAAAAAATAAAAGATACAAACTAATACTTTTGATAACATCTACTTCATTATTAATCCTTATAATAACAAAAATAGTTACAAATTATAAAAACAATAACTCAAGTATTTACAGGATAAATAATGAATTAAAAAGAATTGGATTAAATGGAGATTTATTTAATATATATTCTGTATTAGATTTTCAAAGGGCTAGTCATCTTCAAATCATGTGGGAAAATATTAAAGAAAATTTTTTTATGGGTACAGGACTAGGTTCTTTTGCTATAAATTTTTATAACCAAATTAATAAACTAAAATTTGAAACTCCAGTTATTTTAGATATAGCAACAAATAGTATTTTTTCTATTATTTCTGATCTTGGGTTTATTGGATTATCAGTCATTTCATTTTGTACATTGCTATATATAAAATATGCGATAAATTTCATAAAAAATAAGCACTCTTTAGATTTTTACGCCATATTCATTCTATATATCATCCCTATTCTGGGCACTATTCCATTTTTTATTGTATCAAATGTTTTTTATATGTTTATATATCCATCTTTGTCGTATATAAGTTGTCTCATAATAGCCCCCTGGATTGTAAATTACACTAGAAGTAATCATTTTCAGAATAATTTTTTTTCATTATTCTTTTATCTATGCAGCATATACTTAATTATTGTCTCTTTGATATTAGCTATAACCGCACCCCCTGTTCCTCTCTTCAAATGGAAGGAAAGAGGAACCGCCCAAGTGCCTATGCCCTTAGGGATTTTACCCCAACCCGAAGGGCAAACTGAAAAGAAAAAAATCTATTTTTCAGATTTACTCAATGACATTCTTGGTGGCAATTCTTTACTGATAAAGCCACTTGATGGCGATGTCGGGCAATGGTTCAAACCGCAAACAGAAATCATAGTTGTAAATCCTACATTTAGAATCTTCGTTGGACCTGAAACAAGACATTTTCCTGTAAAAGTTTCAGTTCAATTTTATTCAAAGGAAAGAGAAAAAAGTGAAGAAAATTTGACTTTGCAACAACCCACTTGGGTCAATTTGACTGTTCCAAAACAAAAAACTTTTGAATCATGTTTTGATGATGTTTCTATGACAGCATTCTGTTATTATCATATCAGTGTTATCCCTGCTTGGGAACCTTCACTTTTTAAATCAATTGGATTTTATATTGAAAATCAATATATTAAATAA
- a CDS encoding NAD-dependent malic enzyme, which produces MFKEKRNSFDGKKYYEVSISGKQLLLNSFLNKDTAFTLEERREFKLDGLIPNVVETLDEQVVRVYGQYLKKETDIERNIFLTQLYDRNETLFFRLLQEHLVEMVPVFYTPTVGDVVQQFNQNFRRPRGIFISYPQMAQIEDILNNLPEAYEVSAVCVTDSEAILGIGDQGVGGIVISIAKLAMYTLCAGFHPTKVLPIVLDVGTNNKELLQNPLYLGWRHERIRGEQYDDFIDAFVTSLRKRFPNVYLHWEDFGRQTARKNLDRYKDEMCTFNDDMQGTAAVTLGAILAGLRVNGTKMSEQRVVIHGAGTAGCCIADQIVAAMMSDGLSEKEALSRMFLIDMNGMLHSNMDNLEYFQKRFAQPVEIYSDWDRVKGKIIQLHEVVKNVKPTILIGTSTQTGAFTEEIVKMMATFCERPLIFPLSNPTSKCEATPANLIEWTQGKVLVATGSPFTDVRYNGKVFPIGQCNNAFVFPGLGLGVVASKATRVNNEMLVACAKVISECAQINRDPNLSLLPSLTEINDVSYKIAYATAKAAQETGVAPKTTEKEIHDNIHTNIWKTSYVRYTPKNAIDK; this is translated from the coding sequence ATGTTTAAGGAAAAACGAAATTCGTTTGATGGCAAAAAATACTATGAAGTTAGCATTTCTGGAAAACAACTTCTATTAAACTCTTTTTTAAATAAAGATACTGCATTTACCCTTGAAGAAAGAAGAGAATTTAAACTAGACGGTTTAATTCCCAATGTTGTTGAGACACTGGATGAACAAGTTGTGCGCGTTTATGGACAATATTTAAAAAAAGAAACCGACATTGAAAGAAATATTTTCTTAACCCAACTTTACGATCGTAACGAAACACTATTTTTTAGACTATTACAAGAGCATTTAGTTGAAATGGTTCCTGTATTTTATACTCCTACCGTTGGAGATGTCGTTCAACAATTCAACCAAAATTTTAGACGTCCTAGGGGTATCTTTATATCCTATCCACAAATGGCTCAAATAGAAGACATTTTAAATAATTTACCTGAAGCATATGAAGTCAGCGCCGTATGCGTAACGGATTCAGAGGCCATACTAGGAATTGGAGATCAAGGTGTTGGAGGAATTGTTATCTCCATTGCCAAACTCGCTATGTACACACTTTGTGCAGGTTTTCACCCCACTAAAGTTTTACCCATTGTTTTAGATGTTGGTACAAATAATAAAGAACTTTTACAAAATCCACTTTACTTAGGTTGGCGTCATGAACGTATTCGCGGTGAGCAATACGATGATTTCATCGATGCTTTTGTAACATCATTACGTAAAAGATTCCCTAATGTTTACTTACATTGGGAAGACTTTGGCCGTCAAACAGCACGCAAAAATTTAGATCGTTACAAAGATGAAATGTGTACGTTTAATGATGACATGCAGGGAACAGCGGCTGTTACGTTAGGAGCGATTTTAGCAGGCCTTCGCGTCAATGGCACAAAAATGAGTGAGCAACGCGTCGTTATCCATGGCGCCGGAACAGCGGGATGCTGTATTGCTGATCAAATTGTTGCTGCCATGATGTCCGATGGGTTGTCAGAAAAAGAAGCTTTATCCAGAATGTTTTTAATTGATATGAATGGTATGTTGCATTCTAATATGGATAACCTTGAATATTTTCAAAAAAGATTTGCACAGCCTGTAGAAATTTATAGCGATTGGGATCGCGTCAAAGGAAAAATCATACAACTTCATGAAGTGGTAAAAAATGTCAAACCAACTATCTTAATTGGAACATCAACACAGACAGGTGCATTTACAGAGGAAATTGTAAAAATGATGGCTACCTTCTGTGAACGCCCCCTCATATTCCCACTTTCAAATCCGACATCAAAATGCGAAGCAACTCCTGCAAACCTTATCGAATGGACTCAAGGCAAAGTTCTTGTTGCCACAGGAAGCCCCTTTACCGATGTGCGCTATAATGGAAAAGTATTTCCTATTGGTCAATGCAATAACGCTTTCGTATTTCCAGGACTCGGATTGGGAGTTGTTGCATCCAAAGCCACACGCGTCAACAATGAAATGCTCGTTGCATGCGCAAAAGTTATAAGCGAATGTGCTCAAATCAATCGCGATCCTAACCTTTCACTTTTGCCTTCGCTTACTGAAATCAACGATGTCTCATATAAAATTGCTTATGCCACTGCAAAAGCAGCACAAGAAACGGGCGTTGCCCCTAAAACAACTGAAAAAGAAATTCATGATAATATTCACACAAATATTTGGAAAACGAGCTATGTCCGCTACACTCCTAAAAATGCCATAGATAAATAA
- a CDS encoding lytic transglycosylase domain-containing protein, giving the protein MRCFIIKKRKLLFVTFFPFSLLFISCSSHTILTENLELSLPEQKDMLSSIQRNNDNLYLSNLKNYTPPNENQLIEEAKFHDLKRYNVSVRILSDWVLRNLSQKERTQMAKNCESLVGGFKNQFPLNEQTLACSAWWLEKKFNDDLAVAASKMQFLQPVPKYHLSSKQKKDWQNFKGMSFADAFSLIDPQSFKDAQNLTTQAIENASNCAFMGASSSLILRLETFLPKKNVYSSIEKIYTKMEKCLLPNVDPSEKIHLRMGLLRLISGYPQLAKESLENALLEKDPIESSRSLFWLGAIYQKTKKLNSTDNPYWQRLIKENGISLAAILASQQMGIDPINNLVSDEDIPVQGRESSVWNSNNLEAFIFDLFRAKKDNLAATEWSAFVGRSTNVTNPNLILYWALGQNIMHNYRYSIFMLGRYGKYIKNYPVSKAMLYLHFPKTYLREISTHAGNIDPVFILSLIRQESAFDRNARSGANARGLMQILPSTAKTIKRRTSAKQLYDADLNLEIGSAYLNKLLKRYDGHIEYVLAAYNAGSTNLDKWRERVSGDNMMLFCDFMPFRETRSYVSLILRNYYWYGRLLKEKEDAITKKVLVQSEHAHWKSDRVSALLSYTWKSEFEPRQKALLDRIYIFGKKSSSISSNAPEWMKINKSKNKSYEDPYDEVQSEDKTAFTLDNNIN; this is encoded by the coding sequence TTGAGATGTTTTATAATTAAAAAAAGGAAATTACTTTTTGTTACCTTTTTCCCTTTTTCCCTTCTTTTCATATCGTGTTCAAGTCATACAATTTTAACCGAAAATCTTGAATTATCATTGCCAGAACAAAAGGATATGTTATCAAGTATTCAAAGAAACAACGATAATCTCTATCTATCAAATTTGAAAAATTATACGCCACCAAATGAAAATCAACTTATTGAAGAAGCAAAATTTCATGATCTTAAACGATATAATGTTAGTGTTCGTATACTTTCAGACTGGGTATTAAGAAATCTTTCTCAAAAAGAACGAACACAAATGGCAAAAAATTGTGAATCTCTTGTCGGCGGATTTAAAAATCAATTTCCTTTAAATGAACAAACATTAGCATGCTCAGCTTGGTGGCTTGAAAAAAAATTTAATGATGATTTAGCTGTCGCTGCTTCTAAAATGCAATTTTTACAACCTGTACCTAAATATCATTTATCAAGTAAACAAAAAAAAGATTGGCAGAATTTTAAAGGAATGTCTTTTGCAGATGCCTTTTCTTTAATAGATCCTCAATCATTTAAAGATGCTCAAAATTTAACGACACAAGCGATTGAAAATGCGTCGAATTGTGCTTTTATGGGTGCAAGTTCTTCACTGATATTAAGATTAGAAACATTTTTACCTAAGAAAAATGTTTATTCCTCAATAGAAAAAATATATACTAAAATGGAAAAATGTTTACTCCCTAATGTTGATCCCAGTGAAAAAATTCATCTGCGTATGGGGCTTTTGAGATTGATTTCGGGTTATCCTCAATTAGCAAAAGAATCTTTAGAAAATGCTTTGCTTGAAAAAGACCCTATTGAAAGCTCTCGGAGTTTATTCTGGCTTGGTGCAATTTACCAAAAAACAAAGAAATTGAATTCTACAGACAATCCTTATTGGCAACGTTTAATTAAAGAAAATGGAATTTCATTGGCTGCTATATTAGCATCGCAACAAATGGGAATAGACCCCATTAATAATTTAGTTTCTGATGAAGATATTCCTGTACAAGGTCGTGAATCTTCGGTTTGGAATTCAAACAATTTAGAGGCTTTTATATTTGATTTATTTCGCGCAAAAAAAGATAATCTTGCTGCTACAGAGTGGTCTGCATTTGTAGGACGTAGCACTAACGTAACAAATCCTAATTTAATTCTATACTGGGCTTTAGGGCAAAATATAATGCATAATTATCGTTATTCGATATTTATGTTGGGACGCTATGGAAAATATATAAAAAATTATCCTGTCAGTAAAGCAATGCTATATTTACATTTTCCAAAAACTTATTTGAGAGAAATATCAACGCATGCTGGTAATATCGATCCTGTCTTTATTTTATCATTAATCAGGCAAGAAAGTGCATTTGATCGCAATGCTCGTTCGGGAGCTAATGCGAGAGGGCTGATGCAAATTCTTCCTTCCACTGCAAAAACAATTAAACGGAGAACATCTGCAAAGCAATTGTACGATGCTGATTTAAACTTGGAAATAGGAAGCGCCTATTTAAATAAACTATTAAAACGTTATGATGGACATATTGAGTATGTATTAGCGGCTTATAATGCGGGTTCCACAAATTTAGATAAATGGAGAGAGCGGGTTAGTGGCGATAATATGATGCTTTTTTGTGATTTCATGCCTTTTAGAGAAACGCGGAGTTATGTTTCTTTAATATTAAGAAACTATTATTGGTATGGACGTCTCTTAAAAGAAAAAGAGGATGCTATTACTAAAAAAGTTTTAGTGCAGAGTGAGCACGCACATTGGAAGTCAGACAGGGTTTCGGCTTTATTATCATACACTTGGAAGTCTGAATTTGAGCCTCGGCAAAAGGCACTTTTAGACAGGATTTATATTTTCGGCAAAAAGTCTTCTAGCATTTCATCAAATGCACCTGAATGGATGAAAATAAATAAATCTAAAAATAAATCCTATGAAGATCCCTATGATGAAGTTCAGAGCGAAGATAAAACTGCATTTACTTTAGATAATAACATTAATTAA
- a CDS encoding glycosyltransferase translates to MSNKKNIAIVVQRCSKDIAAGAELYAFHLAQSLAEQGLQVEILTSKSDDYINWNNNLPSEEIIETSGVSFKIKRFKVLHGRFKIFFGIIKRFNLFLLKYFNFIYLKLSVFLDYLFLRSQGPWCPGLWNELEKNSENYSLVIIKSYLYAPNYYAIKKISNKVKTLFIVTAHDQPEFRFQFVYKFLLEATTLGFVSQSEKKICNSIWLNSNNKNSIILPPGIHFNTNENQIIQNNIKEISTKKYFIYIGRIDRLKNIDFIIKHTPQNCSVVFAGDLKYTLPKDPRFIYVGKINDIEKELLLKKALALVISSRYEAYSMITAEAIYHDCFVLALKGCAPIDELIEHYGGLSCEENEFKNIMQEIWDNKLNINKFKKNQTKYFSPEKNWNTNAIKIIDLLNQKKDNFSI, encoded by the coding sequence ATGTCAAATAAAAAAAACATTGCAATTGTTGTGCAAAGATGTAGCAAAGATATTGCTGCGGGCGCTGAATTATATGCTTTTCATTTAGCTCAATCTTTGGCTGAACAAGGTCTACAAGTAGAAATACTAACGAGCAAAAGTGATGACTACATTAATTGGAATAATAATTTACCTTCTGAAGAAATCATAGAAACATCAGGAGTTTCTTTTAAAATTAAAAGATTTAAAGTATTACACGGTAGATTTAAAATTTTTTTTGGAATTATAAAAAGATTTAATTTATTTTTATTGAAATATTTTAATTTTATTTATTTAAAACTAAGTGTTTTTTTAGATTATCTTTTTTTAAGAAGCCAGGGTCCCTGGTGTCCAGGACTATGGAATGAGCTTGAAAAAAATTCGGAAAACTACTCACTTGTGATTATAAAATCATATTTATATGCGCCAAATTATTACGCTATAAAAAAAATATCAAATAAAGTAAAAACTCTTTTTATTGTCACTGCACATGATCAACCTGAGTTTCGATTTCAATTTGTTTATAAATTTTTATTAGAAGCAACAACTCTTGGATTTGTTTCTCAATCAGAAAAAAAAATATGCAACAGTATATGGCTTAATTCAAATAATAAAAATTCTATAATACTTCCGCCAGGTATTCATTTTAATACCAATGAAAATCAAATTATTCAAAATAATATAAAAGAAATATCCACAAAAAAGTATTTTATTTACATTGGTAGAATTGATAGACTTAAAAATATAGATTTTATCATTAAACATACTCCACAAAATTGTAGCGTCGTCTTTGCTGGTGATCTGAAATATACACTCCCCAAAGATCCTAGATTTATTTATGTTGGAAAAATTAACGACATTGAAAAAGAATTATTGCTAAAAAAGGCACTTGCTTTAGTCATTTCTTCAAGATATGAAGCATATTCTATGATTACTGCGGAAGCTATTTATCACGATTGTTTTGTTCTCGCACTAAAAGGCTGCGCACCTATTGATGAATTAATAGAACATTATGGAGGTCTCAGCTGTGAAGAAAATGAATTCAAAAATATAATGCAGGAAATATGGGATAACAAATTAAATATAAATAAGTTCAAAAAAAATCAAACAAAATATTTTTCACCAGAGAAAAATTGGAACACAAATGCTATTAAAATTATAGATTTATTAAATCAAAAAAAAGATAATTTCAGCATATAA